In Candidatus Neomarinimicrobiota bacterium, the genomic window CGGCGATCTGATAGCTACCTGTCTTAGTCGTCACAGCCGCAACCGGGCCGTGGGGGAACAGATCGGCAGGGGCAGGAAGCTGAAGGAAATCCTTAGTGAAATGAAAATGGTGGCGGAAGGGGTGCGTACTGCAAAGTCCGTACACGCATTGCGGGAGCGACATGGCATAGAAATGCCAATCTGTGAAGCAACCTACGCTGTGCTCTTCGAAGACGTGGATCCGAAAGAGGCTGTCAGAAATCTGATGACGCGGGATCTGATATATGAGCACGATTGAGGCAAGAGTAGAAGTCCACGACGCTGACATTCTAAAGAGAGCACGAGAGGTGATCGATGACTGTGCCGGCCTCCAGGAGGTGGGCAGGGAAGTGATTGCCGCTGTTGACCTCAACGCTAGGTGGCGCGGCGAAGAGTGTATCAATCTATTGGCACCGGAAGCACCAACCAGCCCGGGGGTGCGGGCTCTCCTGTCGGCGGAGATCGGCACGAGAGCGGCGGAGGGACATATCGGTAGGGAGAACCGATGGTTCGCCGGCACCCGCCATATCGATGAAGTGGAATCCCTCTGTGTGGAGTTGTTGAAGAAGGTTTTCCACTGCGAGTATGCCGACCACCGCATGTGCGCCAGCATGATCGGTAACGCTGTCGTCTACTCTGCTCTCACCGATGTGGGCGACACAATCATGAGCGTAGCGCCGCCGGTAGGCGGACATTCCAGCAATCGGAGGGACGGTCCGGCCGGATCTCACGGCCTCAAGATTGTTGATATTCCCGTCGATTCTGTGGAACTGGAAGTCGATCTGGACCGGTTTAATAGGTTAGCACCTGAGGTTAGACCGAAGCTCGTCGCACTGGGACTGACTATGGCTCTCTTTCCATTTCCCATACAGCAGATGGCCGAGACGGTATCACAGTGGGGCGGCAAGATTTTCTTCGACGGCGCCCATCAACTTGGCCTTGTTGCGGCGGGATTCTATCAGGATCCTTTGAAGGAAGGCGCGGATATCGTAACCGGTTCAGCCGGGAAAACGTTCAGCGGACCGCAGAGCGGCATTATTCTGTGGGATGACCCTTCAATCACGAAGGCGGTGACGGATGCAGTGTTTCCTATCTGGGCGGCAACGCATCAGGTGAACCGTGTGGCGGCGCTGGCATACTCGGCGGCTGAGTTCCTCGAGTACGGTGAAGCATACATGAACCAGATAGTCAAGAACGCACAAGCCCTCGGCGAGGCACTTCAGGAGAGGGGAATTCCCATGCTCGCGTCCCACAAGGGTTTCACCCGGACGCATCAAGTCATTGCCGATGTACGAAAGTTCGGAGGAGGGCTCGAAGTAGCGAGGCAACTGGAAAGTGCGAATATCATCACAAACAAAAATCTATTGCCTACTGATTCATATGATGATTGGGCTAATCCCGGCGGCCTTCGGATCGGTACCATAGAAGTGACTCGCCTCGGAATGAGGGAGGAGGAGATGAAGGAAATCGCCGACTTTATAGCAAGGCTGTTGGTTCAGAGTGAGACAACTGAGAAGGTTGGCCGGGATGTTCTGCGCTTTCGATCGTCTTATCAGACACTCTACTACTGTTTCGAGCATGGTCTGCCTGAGTGAACTGTGAGCATCAAATAGGCCAAACCGATTTCAATAATCAATCTTCAATTAGAAATTCCTAAATTTGACCGCGCCCCCGTAGCTCAGTTGGATAGAGCATTCGCCTCCTAAGCGAAGGGTCACAGGTTCGAATCCTGTCGGGGGTACTCAAAGCAAGCCCCGTCCTGAAAGCTCATTTCGGGTACGGTCGGGATGAAAAAGCACCCACATTCGTGGGGGTTTTTGTTTGTGGAATGATGAGTAAATTTTATTATGACAAATTGGTTCAAGAATAATACAGAGCCATTAAACTGGAGATTAATTGGCTGGATAGGCGCTGGGTTAGTTATTTTTGGATATTACCTCAATGCTAATGAGTATATAGCCTCCTGGTTAGTTTGGATTGTAGGAAATATCATGGTAGGTGTTTACTCTATATACAAAAAGGCATATTCAATTGCAATCATGTCTTTTATTCTTACAATCATGAATATTTATGGATATATCCGCTGGTTGTCATGAATTCGATAACC contains:
- a CDS encoding aminotransferase class I/II-fold pyridoxal phosphate-dependent enzyme, which gives rise to MSTIEARVEVHDADILKRAREVIDDCAGLQEVGREVIAAVDLNARWRGEECINLLAPEAPTSPGVRALLSAEIGTRAAEGHIGRENRWFAGTRHIDEVESLCVELLKKVFHCEYADHRMCASMIGNAVVYSALTDVGDTIMSVAPPVGGHSSNRRDGPAGSHGLKIVDIPVDSVELEVDLDRFNRLAPEVRPKLVALGLTMALFPFPIQQMAETVSQWGGKIFFDGAHQLGLVAAGFYQDPLKEGADIVTGSAGKTFSGPQSGIILWDDPSITKAVTDAVFPIWAATHQVNRVAALAYSAAEFLEYGEAYMNQIVKNAQALGEALQERGIPMLASHKGFTRTHQVIADVRKFGGGLEVARQLESANIITNKNLLPTDSYDDWANPGGLRIGTIEVTRLGMREEEMKEIADFIARLLVQSETTEKVGRDVLRFRSSYQTLYYCFEHGLPE